The Amycolatopsis sp. NBC_01480 genome segment CACAACAACCGCCGCGAGGACGACCACGGTGCGCCGCCGCTTCGGCCGCTGCCCGGTGGCAAGCCCGCCGTCGCCACTGCCTGGCGACTGCTCGCCACCTCCGGGCGCTGCCTCGCCGCCGACTGGCGATGACTCGCTATTTCCTGGCCACGTCTCGCCACCGACCGGCGACGCCTCGCCGCTGTCTGGCGATGGCTCGCCACTTCCCGGCCACGGCTCGCCACTGACTGGCGACGCTTCCTTCCCGGCTGGCTGACCAGCGGAATCCTCACCCCACAACGGTGCCAGCGCCAGCGATTCCCCCGCCGGCACGGGCTGCTCCGGCCGCGTGGACGTCTCCGAGCCGAACAGCGGTTTCGCGCCGAACAGCGGCTTCGTGCCGGAACCCGTGTCAGGTTCCTGCTCTGATGCGGGGACGGCCGCAGGCTCCATGTCAGGTTCCTGACTCGGCCGCGCAACCCCAGCATCCGGCTGGGCCTCGCCGCCGGGCTCCGCCGTCTTGGCCGAGCGGGCGGCTTCCACATCCGCTTCCGTCGGGTCGGCTGCGATTGAGCCCCCGCCGCCCGAGCGAGTCTCCGCCGAGTCGGCTTCAGCCGGGCCATCGGCTTCCGCGCCGGCTCCCGCCGCGCCGGCTTCGGCCGCGCTGCCGTCGCACGAACTGGCCGCCGCGGTGCTGACATTCGCCGAGCTGGCACCGGCCGTACCGACGTCTTCCGAGGTGGCTGCCGCCGCGATGGCCTCCGCCGTGCTGACATCACCTGGGCTGGCTCCGGCCGAACTGGCGTCGCCCGAGTGAGTTTCCGTTGAGCTGCCTGTCACCGAGCTGGCGTCCGCTGAGCCGGCATCGCCCTTGCCGGTTCCCGCCGTACTGGCCCCGGTCGAGCTGGCTCCGGAGCCAGGCCCCGCCGAGCCAACCCCCGCCGAGCCAACCCCGCCCGAGTCAGTCCCGCCCGAGTCAGACCCTCTCGAACCGCTCTCGCCCCCCGGCGACGAATCCCGTCCCACCCCTGCCGCCATCATCGGCTCCCGGTGAGCCTCGACAGGACGAACTCGCGCAGCCCGTCCAGCTCGGTGTCGGTGGCGACCTCGATCCGGCGGCCCGGCGCCGACTCGGGGTCGTCGAGGGCGATGCGGCGGTCGACCAAGGTCATGCCGCGGGCGGGGCCGTCGGTGGTGTCGACGTTCACCGCGTACGTCTCCGTCTGCAGGATGCCCGGGTTGATCGCTTCGGCGACGGCGACGGCGTCGTGCATCACGATGCCGTCGTAGCCCAAAACCCGGCGGTAGTACGCGAGGTAGTCGGGGGTGAAGGCGTCCAGCGCCTCCCCGATCGGCCCCGAAGCGGCGAGCTTCGCCAGCCAGGCGGCGTCGACGGCGCATCGGTGCGTGAGGTCGAGCGGGACCATCACGCACGGCACCTCGTCCTCGGCGATCACGCGCCGCGCGGCCTCCGGGTCGGCCCAGATGTTGAACTCGGCGGCGGCCGTGATGTTGCCGCGGGCGACGCCGCCGCCCATCAGCACGATGCGCGCGATCTTGTCGCGGACCCCCGGGTGCGCGGCCAGCAGCGCGGCGATGTTCGTGAGCGGCCCGATCGGCGCGATCGTCACCGGCTCGTCGGACGCTTCGAGCAGGGAGACCAGCA includes the following:
- a CDS encoding nucleoside hydrolase, which codes for MGTKLIIDTDPGVDDAFAIALAAMSADVDLLGVTTVFGNVPLAMTTANARRLLQLCGRPDVPVAAGAARRLVYGGERNGKVHGADGLSGRAGSLPEATRPLESQDAVSLLVSLLEASDEPVTIAPIGPLTNIAALLAAHPGVRDKIARIVLMGGGVARGNITAAAEFNIWADPEAARRVIAEDEVPCVMVPLDLTHRCAVDAAWLAKLAASGPIGEALDAFTPDYLAYYRRVLGYDGIVMHDAVAVAEAINPGILQTETYAVNVDTTDGPARGMTLVDRRIALDDPESAPGRRIEVATDTELDGLREFVLSRLTGSR